TTTTGGGCTGCAATACCTGAACGGTATGCACCAGATCGTGATATTCCGCGACCAGTTTTGCCAGATCCCGAATATGGTTGGGAATACGCAAGCGCAGGCACAACGCCTCAACCAGCTTCACCCCTGCCGGCCCATGGCCGTGATGGCGCGGCCACAGTTCGGGCGGCGTCAGACCTTTGCCGAGATCGTGACACAGGGTGGCGAAGCGAACGTCAACATCCGGGGTGAGACGGGCGGCGATGGCCAGCGTCATCAGCGTGTGAACGCCGGTATCAATTTCCGGGTGCCATTTGGCCGGCGCCGGGATGCCGTAAAGTTTATCGATTTCAGGAAACAGCACGGCAAGCGCGCCGCAATCTCTGAGTACCTGAAAATAAACCTGCGGGGACGGGGTCGCGAGCGCTTTCTCGGTTTCTTTCCAGACACGCTCCGGCGTCAGGTAGGCAAGCTCCCCCTCATGCGTCATTTTTTGCATCAGCGCCATGGTTTCTTCGGCGATCTGGAAACCCAGGCTGGCGAAGCGGGCGGCAAAACGCGCAACGCGCAATACGCGCAGCGGATCTTCGCTGAATGCGTCGGAAACATGACGCAGCAGGCGATGTTCCAAATCCCGGCGGCCGTGATAGGGATCGATCAACGCCCCCTGTTCCGTGCGGGCTATCGCATTAATGGTTAGATCCCGGCGCAGTAAATCCTGCTCCAGCGTGACATCCGGCGCCGCATGGCAAACAAAACCGGTATAGCCGTTGCCCGATTTCCGTTCGGTACGGGCCAGCGCATATTCCTCATGGCTGACCGGATGCAAAAATACGGGAAAATCTCTTCCTACCTGCTGATAACCCTGAGCCAGCATTTGCTCCGGCGTTGCGCCAACCACTACCCAGTCTCGTTCGGTCACGGGTAAATTAAGCAGACTGTCCCGCACGGCACCGCCGACAAGGTAAATATTCAACGTCGGGCTCCTGTGAATGTATCGTCATATTCATGACATATTACCATTTTTGCGCATTATTACCGTTACAGACAGCGGATAATGCTAACTCATCCAGCGGTCGCTCTTCTTCCGGCGGGGGATAATATGCGGCAGCAGCAGGCCCAACAGAAGTCCGGCGCCAGCCACGCCGCCGCCGTACAGGAACCATTGCAGAATGATGGT
This window of the Brenneria goodwinii genome carries:
- a CDS encoding multifunctional CCA addition/repair protein encodes the protein MNIYLVGGAVRDSLLNLPVTERDWVVVGATPEQMLAQGYQQVGRDFPVFLHPVSHEEYALARTERKSGNGYTGFVCHAAPDVTLEQDLLRRDLTINAIARTEQGALIDPYHGRRDLEHRLLRHVSDAFSEDPLRVLRVARFAARFASLGFQIAEETMALMQKMTHEGELAYLTPERVWKETEKALATPSPQVYFQVLRDCGALAVLFPEIDKLYGIPAPAKWHPEIDTGVHTLMTLAIAARLTPDVDVRFATLCHDLGKGLTPPELWPRHHGHGPAGVKLVEALCLRLRIPNHIRDLAKLVAEYHDLVHTVQVLQPKTLLKLFDALDVWRKPQRLEQLAITSEADARGRAGFEETAYPQGDYLREAFRVARGVTSAEVVADGFQGIEVRNELNRRRSKALERWKAQQADNAPSAI